A genomic window from Sporosarcina sp. Marseille-Q4063 includes:
- the cyoE gene encoding heme o synthase: MDKVEITTMQNFKTKDLEKENKVSTIILDLISLFKGLVLITNILPVLTGFCLALYFTNASFGEHWKLFLITIIGSTLVVAGALTLNNWYEVDLDREMARTQKRPTVTGNFSMKTVLSIGIILSAVGFLILFFTTIETFVYAFLGWITYVVFYTFWSKRKYTLNTAIGSISGAVTPLIGWAAIAPSYHIVPIVIALLLFIWQIPHTFAIGIRRCEEYKAAGVAMLPVVRGFAITKRQIAVYVACLLPLPFLLPALGLTFIIIATVLNIIFLGLSIAGFYIKNDVKWARVIFLYSVNYLTIIFFMMIFIALPVFSR, encoded by the coding sequence ATGGACAAAGTTGAAATTACGACAATGCAAAACTTTAAAACTAAAGATCTAGAGAAAGAAAATAAAGTCTCTACGATTATTCTGGATTTAATTTCTTTGTTTAAAGGTCTTGTATTAATAACGAATATACTTCCTGTTTTAACAGGCTTTTGTTTGGCGTTGTATTTTACAAATGCTTCATTTGGCGAACACTGGAAGTTGTTTTTAATTACAATCATTGGCAGTACATTGGTTGTTGCCGGTGCGCTAACACTTAATAATTGGTATGAAGTCGATCTTGATAGGGAAATGGCCAGAACACAAAAGCGGCCGACCGTTACTGGAAACTTTTCAATGAAGACAGTTCTCTCAATTGGCATTATATTATCGGCAGTAGGTTTTTTAATTTTGTTTTTCACGACGATTGAAACGTTTGTTTATGCATTTCTAGGATGGATTACATATGTTGTTTTTTATACATTTTGGTCTAAGCGTAAATACACATTGAATACAGCGATAGGCAGTATTTCAGGAGCTGTGACGCCATTAATTGGTTGGGCTGCAATTGCACCTAGTTATCATATAGTTCCAATCGTTATAGCGCTTCTTTTGTTTATTTGGCAGATTCCACATACATTTGCTATCGGAATTAGAAGATGTGAAGAATATAAAGCAGCAGGCGTTGCAATGTTACCCGTAGTTCGCGGCTTTGCAATAACAAAAAGACAAATCGCAGTTTACGTTGCTTGTTTACTTCCGCTTCCTTTCCTTTTACCGGCATTAGGACTTACCTTTATTATTATTGCAACGGTTCTGAACATCATTTTCTTAGGGTTAAGCATAGCTGGATTCTACATTAAAAACGACGTAAAATGGGCACGCGTAATCTTCCTTTATTCCGTAAATTACTTAACAATCATTTTCTTTATGATGATTTTTATCGCACTGCCGGTTTTTAGCAGATAA
- a CDS encoding YunC family protein: MSLQPVTIEGQVFLAISVVLPKTNLLVVTNDNGYIMCGALDVALLNEKLADRKVIAGRAVGVKTIDQLLDAPLESVTYEAENLGINRGMIGREALLKMV; encoded by the coding sequence ATGAGTTTACAACCCGTGACTATCGAAGGTCAAGTATTTCTGGCAATTTCAGTTGTATTGCCAAAAACTAACTTACTAGTCGTAACGAATGACAATGGATATATTATGTGCGGGGCTCTAGATGTTGCTCTATTAAACGAAAAGTTAGCTGATCGGAAAGTCATTGCCGGTCGAGCAGTCGGAGTAAAAACAATTGATCAACTTCTTGACGCACCACTTGAATCCGTCACTTATGAAGCCGAAAATCTGGGGATTAATAGAGGAATGATCGGCAGAGAAGCACTATTGAAAATGGTGTAA
- a CDS encoding methionine ABC transporter permease — protein MDKIIEYQSEIWLSIGQTFVMVGISILAAVLVGLPLGTYLYLSRQGNLYENKLLFSILDTFVNIVRSFPFLLLVVFLIPFTRFVIGTALGTMAATVPLSIISVAYYARLVEQSLLDVPKGIIEAAISMGASKVQVIFKFLYREARSGLIFGLTTATISFISYSTVMGIVGGGGVGDFAIKYGYQRFETELMTFTIIIMIILVQAIQIIGTKASKKLDKRS, from the coding sequence ATGGATAAAATCATCGAGTATCAATCAGAGATTTGGCTATCTATCGGACAAACTTTTGTTATGGTCGGAATCTCGATTCTTGCGGCCGTTCTGGTAGGATTACCTTTAGGTACATATCTTTATCTAAGCAGACAAGGTAATTTGTATGAAAATAAATTATTATTTTCAATTCTGGATACGTTTGTGAACATCGTACGTTCATTTCCATTTCTGCTGCTCGTCGTATTTCTAATTCCATTCACTCGTTTTGTCATTGGAACGGCATTAGGCACCATGGCAGCAACCGTACCTTTGTCCATCATTTCCGTCGCTTATTACGCACGGTTGGTTGAACAATCGCTACTGGATGTTCCAAAAGGGATTATCGAAGCGGCGATTTCTATGGGTGCATCTAAAGTGCAAGTGATTTTTAAATTCCTTTATCGAGAAGCGAGATCGGGTCTTATTTTCGGTTTAACTACAGCAACGATTAGTTTTATTTCATATTCCACTGTCATGGGAATTGTCGGCGGTGGCGGTGTCGGCGACTTTGCAATTAAATACGGTTATCAACGTTTTGAAACCGAACTCATGACTTTTACTATAATAATCATGATAATTCTCGTTCAAGCTATTCAAATTATCGGTACTAAAGCTTCAAAAAAACTAGATAAGAGATCGTAA
- a CDS encoding methionine ABC transporter ATP-binding protein, producing the protein MIELNNVEKAFGNVKAVLPLSLTINKGEIHGIVGTSGAGKSTLVRMMNLLERPDNGTVRVGDQFLTNLSDKELRKARQNIGMIFQQFQLVLNRTVAENVEMPLELVGMPKQKRSKRIEECLHFVGISDKKDAYPAQLSGGQKQRVAIARALANNPDVLLCDEPTSSLDPKTTTEVLQVLRHIKETLGVTIVIVTHEMDVVKSICEHVSIMKDGQIVDSFAIEPQGLNEDEDHYIEDLKRIAVVKP; encoded by the coding sequence ATGATTGAACTCAATAATGTTGAGAAAGCTTTCGGAAATGTGAAAGCTGTACTTCCCTTATCCTTAACAATCAATAAAGGCGAAATCCATGGCATTGTTGGAACGAGCGGTGCCGGGAAATCAACTTTAGTAAGGATGATGAATTTATTAGAGAGACCCGATAATGGAACCGTTCGAGTGGGAGATCAATTCCTGACGAATCTTTCCGACAAAGAGTTACGAAAAGCTAGGCAAAACATTGGAATGATTTTTCAACAATTTCAATTGGTTCTTAATCGAACAGTCGCTGAGAATGTTGAAATGCCACTTGAATTGGTTGGAATGCCAAAACAGAAACGATCAAAACGTATTGAGGAATGTCTTCATTTTGTAGGTATTTCAGACAAAAAAGATGCCTATCCAGCCCAATTAAGCGGCGGTCAAAAACAACGCGTTGCAATTGCAAGAGCGTTAGCGAATAACCCGGATGTTCTCTTATGCGATGAACCTACTTCTTCGCTTGATCCCAAAACAACAACGGAAGTCTTGCAAGTTTTACGTCATATTAAAGAAACTTTGGGTGTCACAATTGTTATTGTCACACATGAAATGGATGTCGTGAAAAGTATTTGCGAACATGTTTCAATTATGAAAGATGGACAAATTGTCGATAGTTTCGCAATTGAACCGCAAGGCCTAAATGAGGATGAAGATCATTACATAGAAGACTTAAAAAGAATCGCGGTGGTTAAACCTTAA
- a CDS encoding MetQ/NlpA family ABC transporter substrate-binding protein, with product MKKLIALLFATVLVLAACGTSKETKENSTEQTEKETKIRVASLIPPMTDMLEIAKPLLKEDGIDMEIVVLSDNVQPNSALANKEVDANFFQHPPYMEQFNEANDSNLVVIQHVYHAILGAYSNKYDSVDELPEGAKVAIPNDSSNMARSLQLIEKGGLIKLKDGVGLEARVKDIVENPKNLDFVEVDLLMLARSMDDVDLVTMLPAYAKDLGLTPVNDSLIDEGESAFPISLIAREDNKDSEAIKKLAEHLSGPEVRAFLEENFSDIAFPAF from the coding sequence ATGAAAAAATTAATAGCGCTTTTATTTGCTACTGTTCTCGTGCTTGCTGCATGCGGAACAAGTAAGGAAACAAAAGAAAATTCAACTGAACAAACTGAAAAAGAAACGAAAATTCGTGTTGCCTCTCTAATTCCACCCATGACCGATATGCTGGAAATCGCAAAACCATTACTTAAGGAAGACGGCATTGACATGGAAATCGTTGTTCTCTCTGATAACGTACAGCCGAATAGTGCCTTGGCAAATAAAGAAGTAGATGCAAACTTTTTCCAACATCCTCCTTATATGGAACAATTCAATGAGGCTAACGATTCGAACTTAGTCGTAATCCAACACGTTTATCATGCGATTTTAGGGGCCTATTCAAACAAATACGACAGTGTTGACGAGTTGCCGGAAGGCGCAAAAGTAGCCATTCCTAATGACTCTTCGAATATGGCTCGTTCCTTGCAATTGATTGAAAAAGGTGGATTAATTAAACTGAAAGATGGCGTCGGGCTTGAGGCAAGAGTAAAAGACATCGTAGAAAATCCAAAAAACCTTGATTTCGTCGAAGTCGATTTGTTAATGCTAGCAAGGTCAATGGATGATGTCGACCTAGTGACGATGCTTCCTGCATATGCAAAAGACCTTGGATTGACACCAGTGAACGATTCACTAATTGACGAAGGCGAATCAGCATTCCCTATCTCACTTATTGCTCGCGAAGACAATAAAGATTCCGAAGCAATCAAAAAATTGGCTGAACATTTATCTGGACCAGAAGTGCGAGCATTTTTAGAAGAGAACTTCTCCGACATCGCATTCCCAGCATTTTAA
- a CDS encoding CDP-alcohol phosphatidyltransferase family protein — MITLMNLSFGILSIILIFKGHGNLSATFIFWAALFDRFVSMCARHFNSESDFGKELDSLCDLVSFGHSVLRQHY, encoded by the coding sequence ATGATTACATTAATGAATCTTAGTTTTGGCATACTTTCTATTATACTTATATTTAAAGGTCATGGTAATTTAAGTGCAACATTTATTTTTTGGGCAGCATTATTCGATCGTTTTGTCAGCATGTGCGCTCGTCATTTTAATTCTGAATCCGATTTTGGAAAAGAACTGGATTCATTATGCGACCTTGTATCATTCGGTCATTCGGTATTGCGCCAGCATTATTAA
- a CDS encoding DUF2651 family protein, whose translation MNHAEFVDPFLMQLVIIPIVVIGLGVLMSVITKKVFVGPIVTLVLNLIYEVWHFKKYYPDLELQVSSWNIIFPIISLMISWSAVKIIKKG comes from the coding sequence ATGAATCATGCAGAATTTGTTGACCCGTTTCTGATGCAGCTAGTTATCATTCCTATTGTTGTTATTGGATTAGGTGTTTTAATGTCCGTCATCACCAAAAAAGTATTTGTTGGACCGATTGTGACGCTAGTTCTTAATCTTATATATGAAGTATGGCACTTTAAAAAGTATTATCCTGATTTAGAATTACAAGTGTCTTCCTGGAACATTATTTTCCCTATAATTTCTTTAATGATTTCTTGGTCAGCAGTTAAGATAATCAAAAAAGGATAA
- a CDS encoding YafY family protein, whose amino-acid sequence MEKPISARERLLEVISILEKNTDEEDMKTLHEIHAMLPEHSNVGVGTVREDLLALEDSFIYPILSVQEKVGMQKHYHYDGRLFEIHELRLLMDAISAAKFIPQSETNRLLMKIRKLTSNRLAKQLNNELYVVNDAKYDLAEVTKVVAQLHTGIQDRKIIAFQYGRYGTDLEFHLSNNENKYLVKPYGLVWNSDRYYLIGEYITEGEIRQYRVDRMRSVQVTDENFVPDPDFNLQDHVSKMFHMFGGEPLSLEAVFSNKLINVVIDRFGTDANIQAKGPDSFVLKTRAIMSDGLVQWLMRFGHRVKVIHPETLVSQMKEEAKNFYENYHE is encoded by the coding sequence ATGGAAAAACCAATAAGCGCTCGAGAGAGGCTACTTGAAGTCATCTCAATCCTCGAAAAAAATACTGACGAAGAGGATATGAAAACACTCCATGAAATTCATGCAATGTTACCCGAACATTCCAATGTAGGCGTCGGTACGGTTAGAGAGGATTTGCTGGCACTCGAAGATTCTTTTATATATCCAATCTTATCGGTTCAAGAGAAAGTCGGTATGCAAAAACATTACCATTACGATGGACGGTTATTTGAAATTCATGAGCTTCGGCTGCTGATGGATGCAATTAGCGCAGCTAAATTCATCCCGCAATCGGAAACCAATCGTTTATTAATGAAAATCAGAAAACTAACAAGTAATCGATTGGCTAAACAATTAAACAATGAACTTTACGTCGTGAACGACGCTAAATATGATTTAGCGGAAGTTACAAAAGTTGTTGCCCAATTGCACACTGGGATTCAAGATCGGAAAATTATTGCTTTCCAATATGGTCGTTACGGAACGGATTTGGAATTCCATTTAAGCAACAATGAGAATAAATATTTAGTCAAACCGTATGGACTTGTGTGGAATAGCGATCGTTATTATTTGATAGGAGAATATATTACTGAAGGCGAGATTCGCCAATATCGCGTTGACAGAATGCGTTCAGTTCAAGTCACAGATGAAAACTTCGTGCCAGATCCAGATTTCAATCTGCAAGATCATGTTTCAAAAATGTTTCATATGTTCGGCGGCGAACCACTTTCACTTGAAGCGGTGTTTTCGAATAAGCTTATCAATGTAGTGATTGATCGATTCGGAACCGATGCAAATATTCAGGCGAAGGGCCCCGATTCTTTTGTTTTGAAAACGCGAGCGATTATGAGTGATGGGCTTGTCCAATGGTTGATGCGTTTTGGCCATCGCGTGAAAGTGATTCACCCTGAAACTTTGGTGAGTCAAATGAAAGAGGAAGCAAAGAACTTTTATGAAAACTATCATGAGTGA